A genomic segment from Garra rufa chromosome 5, GarRuf1.0, whole genome shotgun sequence encodes:
- the LOC141335463 gene encoding glutathione S-transferase theta-1-like, with amino-acid sequence MAGRQAVKAYLDLLSQPCRALLIFLKHNKIPHTVELVALRKGQHKTPEFTKLNPMQKVPVLDDNGFVLTESDAILKYLATTYNVPDHWYPKLPEKRARVDEYAAWHHVNTRLHASTIFLQEVIFPMMGQQKNPAKFEKALRDLDGTLDMLENMFLKRQAFLCGDDISLADLLAVCELMQPMCSGRDILKDRPKLLSWRSRVQSALSDSFDEAHSVVYQMRQKFSAKL; translated from the exons ATGGCTGGCAGACAGGCAGTGAAAGCGTATTTGGATCTCCTGTCGCAGCCATGCAGAGCTCTACTAATATTTCTGAAACACAACAAAATACCTCACACGGTGGAACTCGTTGCGTTACGAAAAG GGCAGCATAAAACACCTGAGTTCACCAAACTCAACCCAATGCAAAAAGTGCCAGTGTTGGACGACAATGGATTCGTCCTTACTGAGAG TGATGCCATATTGAAATATCTGGCGACAACCTACAATGTCCCTGATCACTGGTACCCCAAACTACCAGAGAAGAGAGCCCGAGTGGATGAGTACGCAGCTTGGCATCATGTGAACACGCGTTTGCACGCTTCCACAATCTTCCTGCAAGAG GTTATATTTCCAATGATGGGACAGCAGAAAAATCCTGCAAAGTTTGAAAAGGCACTGAGAGACCTGGATGGCACGCTGGACATGCTGGAAAACATGTTTCTGAAGAGACAGGCTTTCCTGTGCGGTGATGACATTTCATTGGCTGACCTGTTAGCGGTTTGTGAGCTCATGCAG CCCATGTGCAGCGGGAGGGACATTTTGAAGGACAGACCCAAACTGCTGAGCTGGAGGAGCCGAGTCCAGTCAGCGCTCTCAGACTCCTTTGATGAAGCTCACTCTGTCGTCTATCAAATGAGGCAGAAGTTCTCAGCTAAACTGTGA
- the slc2a11b gene encoding solute carrier family 2, facilitated glucose transporter member 11b isoform X2, whose product MNELKMNGPEESTTLRKKVPSKSLLLAVWAAGIGGTFQYGYNISIINAPTKAVQNFINQTWTERYNTEISAQVLTLLWSTIVSIFTLGGLVGATVGGTLAIKFGRKGTLLFNNTFALLAALFMGLSYPTSTFELLIIGRFLTGVNAGIAICVQPLYIGEIAPRALRGAMAMGTSIFITGGILTGQVIGLNELLGKEEYWPILLSTICIPAVIQLLALPWFPESPRYLLIDRGDDVACKKALMWFHGSDKYHGEKEDMERERVSALGIKPKKPWELFTDTSLRWQLLTLFVIHTSQQLNGINAIYFYADYVFNQAGIPAAKIPYATVGTGACECITALTCGLLIESLGRRALIIGGYSLMSVCCVCFTIALTFQESSPWVPYLSMVCVFAFILSFGLGPGGVTNILTTELFTQTDRTAAYMIGGSINWISFFFIGMVFPFIVNGLKQYCFLVFLVVCCLVATYIFFVVPETKNKTFLEIQSEFQSRKKFIAANGSEGPLLSTPM is encoded by the exons ATGAATGAACTTAAAATGAATGGCCCAGAAGAGTCTACAACTTTAAGAAAAAAG GTTCCCAGTAAGTCTCTTCTTCTGGCTGTCTGGGCAGCTGGCATTGGTGGAACGTTTCAGTATGGGTACAATATATCTATCATAAATGCACCTACCAAG GCTGTGCAGAACTTCATTAATCAGACATGGACTGAACGCTACAACACTGAAATCTCTGCTCAGGTGCTCACACTCCTCTGGTCCACCATAGTGTCCATATTCACTCTTGGTGGACTTGTAGGAGCGACTGTGGGTGGGACTCTGGCCATTAAATTTGGAAG gaaagggACACTATTGTTCAACAACACCTTTGCTCTGTTGGCTGCTCTCTTCATGGGCTTGAGTTATCCTACCAGCACTTTTGAGCTTTTAATCATCGGACGCTTCCTGACGGGAGTAAATGCAG GTATCGCAATATGTGTGCAGCCTCTGTATATTGGTGAGATTGCACCTAGAGCTCTGCGTGGTGCTATGGCAATGGGAACTTCAATTTTCATCACCGGAGGGATCCTAACAGGACAAGTGATTGGCCTCAA TGAGTTGTTAGGTAAGGAAGAGTACTGGCCTATCCTTTTGTCCACCATCTGTATTCCAGCCGTAATCCAGCTGTTGGCTCTGCCCTGGTTCCCCGAGAGCCCTCGCTACCTGCTCATCGACCGTGGAGATGATGTCGCCTGCAAAAAGG CTCTAATGTGGTTCCATGGCTCGGATAAATACCACGGAGAAAAGGAGGACATGGAGAGAGAGAGGGTCAGTGCCCTTGGCATTAAACCCAAAAAGCCCTGGGAgcttttcacagacactagtcttcGCTGGCAGCTCCTGACCCTCTTCGTGATCCACACGTCCCAGCAGCTCAACGGCATCAATGCG ATTTATTTCTATGCAGACTACGTGTTCAACCAGGCTGGGATTCCAGCTGCCAAGATTCCATATGCTACAGTGGGAACTGGAGCTTGTGAGTGCATCACTGCACTGACGTGT ggTCTTCTGATCGAATCTTTGGGAAGAAGAGCTCTGATTATTGGAGGATACTCTCTCATGAGCGTGTGCTGTGTCTGTTTCACCATCGCCCTCACTTTTCAG GAGTCCAGTCCTTGGGTTCCCTACCTTAGTATGGTCTGTGTTTTTGCCTTCATTCTCAGTTTTGGCCTGGGACCag GTGGTGTGACAAACATTTTAACAACAGAGCTGTTTACCCAAACCGATCGGACTGCTGCGTACATGATTGGTGGCTCTATTAACTGGATATCTTTCTTCTTCATCGGCATGGTCTTTCCATTTATTGTG AATGGACTAAAGCAGTACTGCTTCCTTGTTTTCCTTGTTGTTTGTTGCTTGGTGGCCACTTACATCTTCTTTGTGGTCCCTGAGACCAAGAACAAGACCTTTCTTGAGATTCAGAGCGAGTTTCAGTCTAGAAAGAAGTTCATTGCTGCCAACGGTTCTGAGGGCCCTCTACTGTCCACACCGATGTAA
- the slc2a11b gene encoding solute carrier family 2, facilitated glucose transporter member 11b isoform X1: protein MFKYFKRVSKMDKDNEELKEYHPLLKDFKEPPQQIKVPSKSLLLAVWAAGIGGTFQYGYNISIINAPTKAVQNFINQTWTERYNTEISAQVLTLLWSTIVSIFTLGGLVGATVGGTLAIKFGRKGTLLFNNTFALLAALFMGLSYPTSTFELLIIGRFLTGVNAGIAICVQPLYIGEIAPRALRGAMAMGTSIFITGGILTGQVIGLNELLGKEEYWPILLSTICIPAVIQLLALPWFPESPRYLLIDRGDDVACKKALMWFHGSDKYHGEKEDMERERVSALGIKPKKPWELFTDTSLRWQLLTLFVIHTSQQLNGINAIYFYADYVFNQAGIPAAKIPYATVGTGACECITALTCGLLIESLGRRALIIGGYSLMSVCCVCFTIALTFQESSPWVPYLSMVCVFAFILSFGLGPGGVTNILTTELFTQTDRTAAYMIGGSINWISFFFIGMVFPFIVNGLKQYCFLVFLVVCCLVATYIFFVVPETKNKTFLEIQSEFQSRKKFIAANGSEGPLLSTPM, encoded by the exons atgtttaaatattttaaacgtgTTTCAAAAATGGACAAAGACAACGAAGAGCTTAAGGAATATCATCCTTTACTTAAAGATTTCAAAGAACCACCTCAAcaaataaag GTTCCCAGTAAGTCTCTTCTTCTGGCTGTCTGGGCAGCTGGCATTGGTGGAACGTTTCAGTATGGGTACAATATATCTATCATAAATGCACCTACCAAG GCTGTGCAGAACTTCATTAATCAGACATGGACTGAACGCTACAACACTGAAATCTCTGCTCAGGTGCTCACACTCCTCTGGTCCACCATAGTGTCCATATTCACTCTTGGTGGACTTGTAGGAGCGACTGTGGGTGGGACTCTGGCCATTAAATTTGGAAG gaaagggACACTATTGTTCAACAACACCTTTGCTCTGTTGGCTGCTCTCTTCATGGGCTTGAGTTATCCTACCAGCACTTTTGAGCTTTTAATCATCGGACGCTTCCTGACGGGAGTAAATGCAG GTATCGCAATATGTGTGCAGCCTCTGTATATTGGTGAGATTGCACCTAGAGCTCTGCGTGGTGCTATGGCAATGGGAACTTCAATTTTCATCACCGGAGGGATCCTAACAGGACAAGTGATTGGCCTCAA TGAGTTGTTAGGTAAGGAAGAGTACTGGCCTATCCTTTTGTCCACCATCTGTATTCCAGCCGTAATCCAGCTGTTGGCTCTGCCCTGGTTCCCCGAGAGCCCTCGCTACCTGCTCATCGACCGTGGAGATGATGTCGCCTGCAAAAAGG CTCTAATGTGGTTCCATGGCTCGGATAAATACCACGGAGAAAAGGAGGACATGGAGAGAGAGAGGGTCAGTGCCCTTGGCATTAAACCCAAAAAGCCCTGGGAgcttttcacagacactagtcttcGCTGGCAGCTCCTGACCCTCTTCGTGATCCACACGTCCCAGCAGCTCAACGGCATCAATGCG ATTTATTTCTATGCAGACTACGTGTTCAACCAGGCTGGGATTCCAGCTGCCAAGATTCCATATGCTACAGTGGGAACTGGAGCTTGTGAGTGCATCACTGCACTGACGTGT ggTCTTCTGATCGAATCTTTGGGAAGAAGAGCTCTGATTATTGGAGGATACTCTCTCATGAGCGTGTGCTGTGTCTGTTTCACCATCGCCCTCACTTTTCAG GAGTCCAGTCCTTGGGTTCCCTACCTTAGTATGGTCTGTGTTTTTGCCTTCATTCTCAGTTTTGGCCTGGGACCag GTGGTGTGACAAACATTTTAACAACAGAGCTGTTTACCCAAACCGATCGGACTGCTGCGTACATGATTGGTGGCTCTATTAACTGGATATCTTTCTTCTTCATCGGCATGGTCTTTCCATTTATTGTG AATGGACTAAAGCAGTACTGCTTCCTTGTTTTCCTTGTTGTTTGTTGCTTGGTGGCCACTTACATCTTCTTTGTGGTCCCTGAGACCAAGAACAAGACCTTTCTTGAGATTCAGAGCGAGTTTCAGTCTAGAAAGAAGTTCATTGCTGCCAACGGTTCTGAGGGCCCTCTACTGTCCACACCGATGTAA
- the wdr31 gene encoding WD repeat-containing protein 31, which translates to MGKLQSKFRRRSDLYKAKEGSEPAPVHQVVQYEPAHIDAINCVVSLTSDLCVSGGHDQAVVVYDWRSGKRCKSFQGHNREITKLCCFKGSSSIFSASRDKTVLMWDLGRDTEPVQEFCGHELVVNGVAVGPDGSKLCTGSRDNSMRLWDIESGECLQKNTISRNLVTHLCWVPGSTSIVQTSEDKTIRVWDSRTWQVTNTFPAKQYIQTHCDISSNCYHLLSSSNGFGGQGCEATLWDLRQPGCKVAEYRGHLQTTACCVFVPPRPGCPALVASSSYDSSVKIWDQNTAECLYTLTLDGSGPVVSLALCDSSSLLCASFNTGLHQLHLDQGAVPSLTEVARF; encoded by the exons ATGGGAAAACTACAGAGCAAGTTTCGGCGGCGCTCGGACCTTTACAA GGCCAAAGAGGGGTCAGAGCCTGCACCTGTGCACCAGGTAGTGCAGTATGAACCCGCTCACATAGATGCCATCAACTGTGTCGTCAGCCTGACCTCTGACCTGTGTGTGTCAGGAGGGCATGACCAG GCTGTTGTTGTCTATGACTGGAGATCTGGAAAACGGTGTAAATCTTTTCAGGGCCACAACAGAGAGATTACAAAG TTATGTTGTTTTAAAGGAAGCTCCTCAATCTTCAGCGCATCCCGTGATAAGACGGTGCTGATGTGGGATTTGGGTCGAGATACAGAACCCGTCCAGGAGTTTTGTGGCCATGAGCTTGTAGTTAACGGGGTAGCGGTAGGCCCAG ATGGCTCAAAGCTGTGCACGGGCTCTCGTGATAACTCCATGCGCCTCTGGGACATTGAATCAGGAGAATGTCTACAGAAAAACACCATCTCACGTAACCTG GTGACCCATCTATGCTGGGTACCAGGAAGCACATCTATTGTCCAAACCTCAGAAGACAAAACTATCAG GGTGTGGGATAGCCGTACCTGGCAGGTCACTAACACATTTCCGGCAAAGCAGTACATCCAGACACACTGTGATATCAGCTCCAATTGTTACCACCTGCTGTCATCCAGTAATGGTTTCGGCGGTCAGGGTTGTGAGGCCACG CTGTGGGACCTCAGACAGCCTGGTTGTAAGGTGGCCGAATACAGAGGACACCTGCAGACCACAGCATGCTGCGTGTTTGTGCCTCCCCGTCCCGGATGTCCTGCCCTCGTGGCATCGTCGTCGTATGACAGCTCTGTAAAAATATGGGACCAGAACACAGCAG AATGTTTGTACACATTAACACTGGACGGTTCGGGGCCTGTGGTGTCTCTGGCTCTGTGTGACTCCAGCAGTCTGCTGTGTGCCAGTTTTAACACAGGACTGCACCAACTTCATCTAGATCAGGGAGCAGTGCCCAGCCTCACTGAAGTGGCTCGCTTCTGA